A single region of the Salvia splendens isolate huo1 chromosome 18, SspV2, whole genome shotgun sequence genome encodes:
- the LOC121776920 gene encoding uncharacterized protein LOC121776920 — protein MNLVKVAKSRLQIKREKDWDVLFADVSKFCSKYELDVLDMEDEFVARKKGRRRAEKMKNLHYYRVELFCSVIDLQAQELNQRLDEVNTDLVLCMSCFDPRDLFSAFDLEKLLRLARYYPSEFSEVALSELKSQLENFIFDVRIDEKFSQISGISGLAQKMVSTRKHEVFPMVYSLVKLSLILPVATASVERAFSAMKIIKTSLPVSEDEE, from the exons ATGAATCTTGTCAAGGTAGCAAAATCACGTCTGCAAATAAAGAGGGAAAAAGATTGGGATGTATTGTTTGCTGATGTTTCTAAGTTTTGTAGCAAATATGAACTGGATGTGCTTGACATGGAAGATGAGTTTGTAGCTCGAAAAAAAGGAAGACGTAGAGCTGAGAAAATGAAGAACCTCCACTATTATCGAGTTGAGCTCTTTTGTTCTGTTATTGACTTGCAAGCTCAAGAGTTGAATCAACGTTTAGATGAAGTCAACACAGACTTAGTTTTATGCATGTCATGTTTTGATCCTAGGgatttattttctgcatttgattTGGAGAAGCTGCTTCGTCTTGCACGGTATTATCCTTCTGAATTTTCTGAAGTTGCTTTGTCCGAGCTTAAAAGTCAACTTGAGAACTTTATTTTCGATGTGCGCATAGATGAAAAGTTTTCACAAATATCAGGAATCAGTGGTCTTGCTCAAAAGATGGTTTCTACAAGGAAACATGAAGTTTTTCCAATGGTTTATTCATTAGTTAAGTTGTCATTGATCTTACCAGTTGCCACTGCATCAGTAGAAAGAGCCTTTTCAGCAATGAAGATCATCAAGACTTCTCTAC CGgtttcagaagatgaagaataa